In Methanomassiliicoccales archaeon, one DNA window encodes the following:
- a CDS encoding FAD-binding oxidoreductase, whose product MAMDEVDIETVKSIVGEEFCSTDIATIYVYGFDASIHHSTPEMVVQPRNTEQVSELVAYANQRRIPIVPRGAGTGLCGGAVPLKGGIVIDMTKMNLIKEIRIEDLNCTCQSGVVYDRLMEALAQFKFSIPTAPGSSEACTIGGMIAANASGMRAIKYGAMRDYVLGLEVVLPTGEVVHLGTKTLKNSSGYQLERLFVGSEGTLGVITEATLRIVPKAKKAAMVVAAFDTLEKAGRCVSNIVAKPLIPSAIELMDSTCIKAVNKTVRAGFPDVEALCMIEVDGEPEIVSKEAKMVQQICLETGSSDVEMSDDSKQMARWTQGRKSVMTALSRYGEGYVSVSLADDMAVPISKIPQAVVAFQRIASKYDVIIGTYGHAGDGNLHTKMLLDPTSKQHWEKAEKAVSEIYETVISLGGTVTGEHGVGISKAPFMAKERAEVLHTMRAIKNALDPNNIMNPGKLMEWEGSIIRHLRYPCELFR is encoded by the coding sequence ACGCTTCTATCCATCATAGTACACCGGAGATGGTGGTTCAACCTCGCAACACTGAACAGGTCTCCGAATTGGTGGCCTATGCCAACCAGCGTCGCATCCCCATAGTCCCACGCGGGGCAGGAACCGGTCTCTGTGGAGGGGCAGTCCCGCTTAAAGGCGGAATCGTCATCGACATGACCAAAATGAATTTGATAAAAGAGATTAGAATTGAGGATTTAAATTGCACATGCCAATCTGGAGTGGTGTACGATCGTCTGATGGAAGCTCTGGCTCAATTCAAATTTTCCATACCCACAGCTCCAGGCAGTTCCGAGGCTTGCACTATTGGAGGCATGATCGCCGCAAACGCCTCGGGAATGAGGGCCATAAAATACGGGGCGATGCGAGATTATGTGCTTGGGTTAGAGGTGGTCCTGCCCACAGGAGAGGTGGTACACCTCGGCACCAAGACTTTGAAGAATTCATCGGGCTATCAGCTTGAACGCTTGTTCGTAGGGAGCGAAGGCACATTAGGAGTAATAACTGAAGCGACGCTTAGAATAGTGCCAAAGGCTAAAAAAGCGGCAATGGTCGTGGCGGCATTCGATACTTTGGAAAAAGCGGGAAGGTGTGTTTCTAATATAGTCGCCAAACCTTTGATTCCTTCCGCAATAGAATTGATGGATTCTACATGCATCAAAGCGGTAAACAAAACCGTGCGAGCAGGATTTCCCGATGTCGAGGCCCTTTGCATGATAGAGGTCGACGGCGAACCAGAGATAGTATCCAAAGAGGCTAAGATGGTGCAGCAAATATGCTTGGAAACAGGTTCCTCGGATGTGGAAATGTCGGACGACTCAAAACAGATGGCAAGATGGACCCAGGGCAGGAAGAGCGTCATGACAGCGCTCTCACGTTACGGTGAAGGTTACGTCTCAGTCTCTTTGGCTGATGATATGGCTGTGCCTATCTCCAAAATCCCTCAAGCAGTTGTTGCTTTCCAGCGCATAGCATCGAAATATGACGTTATCATAGGAACCTATGGTCATGCTGGTGACGGCAACTTGCATACCAAGATGCTTCTCGACCCCACCTCAAAGCAGCATTGGGAAAAGGCAGAGAAGGCCGTTAGCGAGATCTATGAGACGGTCATATCATTAGGTGGGACGGTGACGGGGGAGCATGGGGTTGGAATATCGAAAGCGCCCTTTATGGCTAAAGAAAGAGCCGAAGTGCTCCACACTATGCGGGCAATAAAAAACGCTCTCGATCCTAATAATATCATGAACCCTGGTAAACTTATGGAGTGGGAGGGTAGCATCATCCGCCATCTGCGCTATCCCTGTGAG